One segment of Ascidiaceihabitans donghaensis DNA contains the following:
- a CDS encoding NAD(P)/FAD-dependent oxidoreductase yields MTDIIIIGGGIAGISLAARLSDHAHVTVLETENALGYHASGRSAALYEPNYGAPSVNALSRMGERYFHDGGYLSDRGFLLVAQSGEDRAFEKDLNDLNTTEISVEDALQIVPILKPSITRAAYHSGAYDIDTDRLIQDFAKQTRSNGGEVVTGAAVTRSDFADGVWTVHTSDRVLQAPTLVNAAGAWADEIAKLSGISPIGLTPYRRSFARVPAPGGHDISKWPIFFGVGETWYAKPDAGKLLISPADEDAATPHDAFADDMVIAMGIDRYQQHVTEEVTRVETTWAGLRTFAPDRTLVLGRDAGNPSFVWCAGQGGYGFQTAPGASQFLADVMLGRVSDVDAELVAALSPHRF; encoded by the coding sequence ATGACAGACATTATTATCATTGGCGGCGGCATTGCAGGCATTTCTCTTGCGGCCCGCCTGTCAGACCATGCACATGTCACAGTTCTGGAAACGGAAAACGCGCTTGGGTATCACGCATCTGGCCGATCCGCCGCCCTGTATGAACCAAACTACGGGGCCCCTTCGGTCAACGCTCTGAGCCGTATGGGCGAACGCTATTTTCATGATGGTGGGTATCTAAGCGATCGCGGGTTTCTGTTGGTTGCGCAAAGTGGGGAAGACCGCGCTTTTGAAAAAGACCTGAATGATTTGAACACGACCGAAATATCTGTTGAAGACGCACTGCAGATTGTGCCAATCCTGAAGCCGTCCATCACCCGTGCCGCTTATCATTCCGGCGCCTACGATATTGATACAGATCGCCTCATTCAGGATTTTGCCAAGCAAACACGCAGCAACGGTGGTGAAGTGGTTACCGGCGCTGCGGTAACACGATCCGACTTTGCGGATGGGGTTTGGACCGTACACACAAGCGACCGGGTTTTACAGGCGCCGACGCTGGTGAACGCCGCCGGCGCATGGGCCGACGAGATTGCAAAACTGTCGGGCATCTCTCCAATCGGGCTGACACCTTATCGCAGATCCTTCGCGCGTGTCCCTGCACCGGGGGGACATGACATTTCGAAGTGGCCCATTTTCTTTGGTGTTGGTGAAACGTGGTACGCCAAACCGGATGCAGGTAAGCTATTGATTTCACCCGCAGATGAAGACGCGGCCACGCCCCATGATGCCTTTGCCGATGACATGGTGATCGCGATGGGAATTGACCGCTATCAGCAACATGTCACAGAAGAAGTCACACGCGTTGAAACCACATGGGCCGGGCTACGCACATTCGCACCTGACCGGACATTGGTGTTGGGGCGCGATGCGGGGAACCCCAGTTTTGTTTGGTGTGCCGGACAAGGCGGCTACGGGTTTCAGACGGCTCCTGGCGCGAGCCAATTTCTAGCTGATGTCATGCTGGGCCGTGTATCTGACGTCGACGCAGAATTGGTCGCGGCTCTCTCTCCTCACCGGTTTTAA
- a CDS encoding GH25 family lysozyme codes for MFKKFAITAVLALVAACGAPSGTSVGPMIIGDSDPVRFSGKQPTSFAVRGMDAARFQTSVDWARAKAVGIEFVFLKATEGGDLKDIKFRDHWRGAGRAGVARGAYHFYYFCTDPATQARFFIQNVPRTKGSLPPVLDMEWNPFSPTCKRRPDGATVRAEMKVWMDIVEAHYGQRPIIYTTPRFYKENGLSAIKREEFWLRTTAKTPREAFPGQPWRFWQYTATGTLPGTPGAVDINAFNGSADDWAAWRARRSVQ; via the coding sequence ATGTTCAAAAAGTTTGCCATCACTGCTGTTCTTGCTCTTGTTGCAGCTTGCGGCGCACCAAGTGGCACAAGCGTTGGTCCGATGATTATCGGTGACAGTGATCCGGTGCGGTTTTCAGGCAAGCAGCCAACCAGTTTTGCTGTGCGGGGGATGGATGCAGCACGGTTCCAAACGTCTGTTGATTGGGCACGAGCAAAGGCGGTTGGGATCGAATTTGTGTTCCTGAAAGCCACCGAAGGCGGTGATTTGAAAGACATAAAGTTCCGTGACCACTGGCGCGGCGCCGGACGTGCAGGCGTGGCGCGTGGCGCTTATCATTTTTACTATTTCTGCACCGATCCCGCGACGCAGGCCCGCTTTTTCATTCAAAACGTGCCGCGCACCAAAGGCAGCCTACCGCCTGTCTTGGACATGGAATGGAACCCGTTCTCACCAACCTGCAAGCGGCGCCCCGACGGGGCGACTGTACGTGCCGAAATGAAGGTTTGGATGGACATCGTCGAAGCCCATTACGGACAGCGCCCCATCATCTACACGACGCCGCGATTTTATAAAGAAAACGGGCTAAGTGCGATTAAACGCGAAGAATTCTGGCTGAGGACGACGGCCAAAACCCCGCGCGAAGCCTTTCCGGGCCAGCCTTGGCGTTTTTGGCAATACACAGCTACAGGCACGTTGCCAGGCACGCCCGGCGCTGTTGATATCAACGCCTTTAATGGCAGTGCAGATGACTGGGCGGCATGGCGTGCACGCCGCTCAGTGCAATAA
- a CDS encoding GcvT family protein has product MKTQVKALVVGGGAVGTSIAYHLAKAGWDDVMLLERDELTSGSTWHAAGLLPLFNMSFATTHIHKYSVDFYKALEAETGLNAGFAVVGNLRMAQTDERMDEYMLYASTAETCDVPYEFMTPEQIKAKWPLIRTEDLKGAIYHETDGYINPADVTQAMAKGARQRGVMIERKWQADAFHWNGTHWEVTATKMVEQGGNLVPSDEQIVITAEHVVTASGNHAQRTAKMLGIKMPAIPVEHQFIVMDQDPALVDYRAQGNPEHPVIRDADAQSYVREERGGWILGVYEKNAPAVFEHGVPDSFRADLFPLDLERIEEQYMAMIHRIPSCEESGLKDDFNGPICYTPDGNPLVGPAPGMRNMWLAEGFSFGITAAGGTGYYLAQMMVDGEAEIDMASLDPKRYGDWMTTEFAARKNEECYDHVYIVHHPDEERPACRPLRTAPVFDRQKALGAQFGFVNGWERPNYYGPLDAPDNFDHDGRSFRRGAWWNHAVEEAKAIREGVGLIDATAFTKHVVKGPGATAFLDWFTCNKLPSVGRINLTYALTSHGTTRTEYTIVRIAQDEYYLVSAGAWTAYDSDYLRKAIEDKAPEFGYIECHDVTTQWGVFAIAGPKSRDVLNALVKDGDPSTVLSNKRFPWLTMRNIELGMCPVRAIRVAYTGELGWELHHPIEMQNYLWDQILAAGEPHGLKLVGARAQNWLRQEKSYRAFGNELGRDATPMEADLPRFIDLNKEFYGKDALVKTGVRSKCVTVLIDGPSDADPWGREALYHGDIRVGRLTSGGYSVAFNKQIGMGYVPADIAVPGTKLQIKMQDQLWDCEITEDSPYDPKNAVIRVDG; this is encoded by the coding sequence TGGCCAAGGCGGGCTGGGATGATGTGATGCTACTGGAGCGTGACGAATTGACGTCAGGTTCAACATGGCACGCGGCAGGCCTGTTGCCTTTGTTCAACATGTCATTTGCGACCACCCATATCCACAAATATTCCGTCGATTTCTACAAGGCGCTGGAAGCCGAAACAGGGTTGAATGCGGGCTTTGCTGTTGTTGGCAACCTGCGCATGGCACAAACCGATGAACGCATGGACGAATACATGCTATATGCGTCCACGGCAGAAACCTGCGATGTGCCGTATGAATTCATGACGCCAGAGCAAATCAAGGCGAAGTGGCCGCTGATCCGTACCGAGGATTTGAAAGGCGCGATTTACCACGAAACCGACGGCTACATTAACCCGGCCGACGTGACCCAAGCCATGGCCAAAGGGGCACGCCAGCGTGGTGTGATGATTGAACGCAAATGGCAGGCCGATGCCTTCCACTGGAACGGCACCCATTGGGAAGTCACCGCAACGAAAATGGTTGAACAGGGCGGCAATCTTGTGCCGTCTGACGAGCAGATCGTGATCACCGCGGAACATGTTGTAACTGCATCAGGCAACCATGCGCAGCGCACTGCCAAGATGTTGGGTATCAAGATGCCTGCGATCCCGGTTGAGCACCAATTTATCGTTATGGATCAAGATCCTGCCTTGGTCGATTACCGTGCCCAAGGCAATCCGGAACACCCTGTTATCCGTGACGCCGACGCGCAATCCTATGTCCGCGAAGAACGCGGCGGATGGATTTTGGGCGTTTATGAAAAGAACGCGCCGGCCGTGTTCGAACATGGTGTGCCAGACAGCTTCCGCGCGGACCTGTTCCCACTTGATCTGGAGCGGATCGAAGAACAATACATGGCGATGATCCACCGGATTCCGTCTTGTGAAGAAAGCGGTCTGAAAGACGATTTCAACGGTCCGATCTGTTATACGCCTGACGGTAACCCGCTTGTGGGTCCGGCGCCGGGCATGCGCAACATGTGGTTGGCTGAAGGCTTTAGCTTTGGCATCACCGCGGCGGGTGGCACAGGCTATTACCTTGCGCAAATGATGGTCGATGGAGAGGCTGAAATCGACATGGCGTCACTGGACCCCAAGCGCTACGGCGACTGGATGACGACGGAATTTGCCGCGCGCAAAAACGAAGAATGCTACGATCACGTCTACATTGTGCATCACCCTGATGAAGAGCGTCCGGCGTGTCGCCCGTTGCGCACAGCCCCTGTGTTTGATCGCCAAAAAGCGCTCGGTGCGCAGTTCGGGTTTGTGAACGGATGGGAACGCCCCAACTACTACGGTCCTTTGGATGCGCCTGACAATTTTGATCACGACGGTCGTTCGTTCCGCCGGGGTGCATGGTGGAACCATGCCGTGGAAGAGGCCAAAGCGATCCGCGAAGGTGTTGGCCTGATCGATGCGACTGCCTTTACCAAACATGTCGTAAAAGGCCCCGGTGCGACGGCATTTTTGGATTGGTTCACCTGCAACAAACTGCCATCCGTCGGGCGCATCAACTTGACCTATGCGCTGACGTCTCATGGTACAACCCGCACGGAATACACCATCGTACGCATTGCGCAGGATGAATATTATCTTGTGTCTGCAGGGGCTTGGACCGCCTATGACAGCGACTATTTGCGCAAAGCTATCGAAGACAAAGCGCCCGAGTTCGGGTATATCGAATGTCACGATGTCACAACGCAGTGGGGTGTTTTTGCCATTGCAGGACCAAAGTCGCGTGACGTTTTGAATGCGCTTGTGAAAGACGGTGACCCGTCCACGGTACTGTCCAACAAACGCTTCCCGTGGCTGACGATGCGCAACATCGAATTGGGTATGTGTCCGGTCCGCGCCATCCGCGTGGCCTACACTGGTGAGCTTGGTTGGGAATTGCACCATCCAATTGAAATGCAAAACTACCTTTGGGATCAGATACTGGCCGCTGGCGAACCTCATGGTCTTAAACTGGTTGGTGCGCGGGCGCAAAACTGGTTGCGTCAGGAAAAATCCTATCGTGCCTTTGGCAACGAATTGGGCCGCGACGCGACGCCAATGGAAGCCGATTTGCCGCGTTTCATTGACCTGAACAAAGAGTTTTACGGCAAGGATGCGCTTGTGAAAACTGGCGTGCGCAGCAAATGCGTCACCGTTTTGATCGATGGTCCAAGCGACGCAGATCCATGGGGGCGCGAAGCGCTGTATCATGGCGATATCCGCGTGGGGCGTCTGACCTCTGGCGGCTATTCTGTGGCGTTCAACAAGCAGATCGGCATGGGATACGTGCCAGCGGACATCGCAGTGCCGGGCACCAAGCTTCAGATCAAAATGCAAGACCAGCTATGGGATTGCGAGATCACAGAAGACAGCCCCTATGATCCCAAAAACGCGGTTATTCGCGTCGACGGCTGA